One stretch of Roseimicrobium sp. ORNL1 DNA includes these proteins:
- a CDS encoding AraC family transcriptional regulator: MPGSHDHLSETHILGRRTRQTVVRVDEKDERTWLQNTPACPALAQHRIAHLGVCEAHAPYRIVRVRQSGTYFMACIGGEGRILVDGRWQVCRAGMACLLPPHLLNAFHAVPGKKWEFAWVRYQSVPEKRPIVMAGSPVLAKFDGSALRLAALGLAAECESAHSAPAAIHHWVELIQGYVLQFAQPWQMDERLSRLWEKVAENPGAPWTATRLARDANMSEEHLRRLTTTQLGRSPMRHVTWLRMRRAAELLATTDEKIESIARAVGHQNPFVFSTTFKKWIGWRPSEHRAKAPGRVHGQ; this comes from the coding sequence ATGCCGGGCTCCCACGACCACCTATCTGAAACCCACATCCTGGGCAGGCGTACGCGGCAGACCGTCGTGCGCGTGGACGAGAAGGACGAGCGCACATGGCTGCAAAACACACCCGCCTGCCCGGCACTCGCGCAGCACCGCATTGCGCACCTCGGTGTATGTGAAGCGCATGCGCCGTACCGCATCGTACGCGTGCGGCAGAGCGGCACCTACTTCATGGCGTGCATTGGAGGTGAAGGCCGTATCCTGGTGGATGGACGATGGCAGGTATGCCGCGCCGGCATGGCATGCCTGCTGCCGCCTCACTTGCTCAATGCCTTTCACGCTGTGCCGGGGAAGAAGTGGGAGTTCGCCTGGGTGCGCTACCAATCCGTGCCTGAGAAGCGCCCCATCGTCATGGCGGGCTCACCGGTGCTGGCGAAGTTTGATGGCTCCGCCCTGCGCCTGGCTGCGCTCGGCCTCGCAGCAGAGTGTGAATCAGCGCATAGCGCCCCTGCAGCCATTCATCACTGGGTGGAGCTCATCCAGGGATACGTGCTGCAGTTCGCGCAACCCTGGCAGATGGATGAACGCCTTTCCCGCCTGTGGGAAAAGGTCGCGGAAAATCCCGGCGCGCCCTGGACGGCCACGCGGCTCGCGCGCGACGCGAACATGAGCGAGGAGCACCTGCGCCGCCTCACCACCACGCAGTTGGGTCGCTCGCCCATGCGCCACGTCACCTGGCTGCGCATGCGTCGCGCGGCGGAGCTGCTGGCCACGACCGATGAGAAAATCGAGTCCATCGCGCGCGCGGTGGGACATCAGAACCCTTTCGTCTTCTCCACCACGTTCAAGAAGTGGATCGGATGGCGCCCCAGCGAGCACCGGGCAAAAGCGCCCGGTCGCGTGCATGGGCAGTAA
- a CDS encoding phosphoenolpyruvate hydrolase family protein, with protein sequence MPNPWTGIGNPYTRLEVVDRLNATLKKGEPIIAAGAGTGISAKFIEKGGADLIIIYNSGRFRMSGHGSTCGLMAYGDANAVAMEIGEYEVLPTVKEIPVVCGVHATDPRRRMWHWLGKVKDMGFSGVNNFPTHTIVDGHFRQVLEETGMSVQKEFEMVGLAHRMDLFSIVYVATPEEAIEMTKQGADAVIAHVGTTVGGSIGVVNAVVDWDFTVNRTQEIIDAARSVRKDVFTLTHGGPINTPKDVEYILSKTTADGFVGASSLERMGVEESLTNLTREFKSVPLAR encoded by the coding sequence ATGCCCAATCCCTGGACCGGAATCGGAAATCCCTACACACGACTGGAAGTTGTCGACCGTCTCAATGCCACGCTGAAGAAGGGTGAGCCTATCATCGCAGCGGGAGCGGGTACCGGCATCAGCGCCAAGTTCATTGAAAAAGGCGGCGCGGATCTCATCATCATCTACAACAGCGGACGTTTCCGCATGAGCGGTCATGGTTCTACCTGCGGTCTCATGGCTTATGGCGACGCCAATGCCGTGGCCATGGAGATTGGCGAGTATGAAGTGCTGCCCACGGTGAAGGAGATTCCCGTCGTCTGCGGCGTGCATGCCACCGACCCACGCCGCCGCATGTGGCACTGGCTGGGCAAGGTGAAGGACATGGGTTTCTCCGGCGTGAACAACTTCCCTACACACACGATTGTGGACGGCCATTTCCGCCAGGTGCTGGAGGAGACCGGCATGAGTGTGCAGAAGGAGTTTGAGATGGTGGGGCTCGCCCATCGCATGGACCTCTTCAGCATCGTCTATGTCGCCACGCCTGAAGAAGCGATTGAGATGACCAAGCAGGGCGCGGATGCCGTGATCGCCCACGTGGGCACCACGGTGGGTGGCAGCATCGGCGTGGTGAATGCCGTCGTTGACTGGGATTTCACGGTGAACCGCACCCAGGAAATTATCGATGCCGCACGGTCCGTGCGGAAGGATGTCTTCACGCTTACCCACGGCGGTCCCATCAATACGCCGAAGGATGTGGAGTACATCCTCAGCAAAACCACCGCGGATGGTTTCGTAGGCGCCAGCAGTCTCGAACGCATGGGGGTGGAAGAGAGTCTCACAAACCTCACCCGGGAGTTCAAGAGTGTGCCTCTTGCTAGATGA